Proteins encoded within one genomic window of Bacillus sp. F19:
- a CDS encoding YitT family protein has translation MKTLETYFYLICGAFLQGMSMSLFLFPHSIPSGGGAGLAILMNHFFHLPLGFALWLANAVFLIFALNYFGFTWALRTLFSVAVTSTTVSTITTQIPHFHVHILFDILVGGLIFGIGVGILIRKGSSSGGMVIPALMISTYRKWSPGKVMMGINLLIFILTSIVIDYKIVAYAIICQLISTNVIDFIYKFRFHKIDFLSPSWRKR, from the coding sequence ATGAAAACACTCGAAACATATTTTTATTTAATTTGTGGAGCTTTTTTACAAGGAATGTCAATGTCTTTATTTTTATTCCCACACTCCATCCCTTCTGGTGGAGGAGCTGGGTTGGCTATCCTGATGAATCATTTCTTCCACTTACCACTTGGTTTCGCCCTATGGTTAGCAAATGCCGTCTTTTTAATTTTTGCTCTGAACTATTTTGGGTTTACATGGGCTCTACGAACATTGTTTTCTGTCGCAGTTACTTCAACAACTGTCAGCACCATAACAACTCAGATTCCTCATTTTCATGTTCATATACTCTTTGATATTTTAGTCGGAGGACTTATATTTGGAATAGGTGTCGGTATACTCATTCGAAAGGGTTCTTCTAGCGGAGGGATGGTTATTCCAGCCTTAATGATTTCCACCTATCGAAAATGGAGCCCTGGTAAAGTAATGATGGGGATCAACCTATTAATATTCATACTTACATCCATTGTCATTGATTATAAAATTGTAGCCTACGCAATCATCTGTCAGTTGATTTCGACGAATGTTATTGATTTCATATACAAATTTAGATTTCATAAAATTGACTTTTTATCCCCGAGTTGGCGAAAAAGATAA